In Ischnura elegans chromosome 6, ioIscEleg1.1, whole genome shotgun sequence, one genomic interval encodes:
- the LOC124161076 gene encoding arrestin homolog, which produces MIPFLFLVFVVAVKVFKKSTPNGKLTVYLGKRDFVDHLDHIDPIDGVVVVESDYLRGRKVFGQVTATYRFGREEDEVMGVKFSKEMVVANGQMVPQKDSERELTPIQERLMKKFGANATPFTFKFPQNAPSSVMLQTVGDETGKPLGVEYSFRTYVGEHSNDRTHKRSTVTFAIKKIQYSPPSRGNRLPSSLASKGFTFSQGKINLEVTLDKEIYYHGEKVSANVIVSNNSRKAVKNMKVMIVQHCEVTMVNMQFSRVVADLETREGCPITPGASLTKTFYLVPLASSNKDKQGIALDGHLKDDDVNLASSTLVAEGLAPHEAMGIVVSYSLRVKLNCGTLGGELQTDVPFKLLHPAPGSVEQQNATAEKKAKPLAKSNDDDDNIVFEDFAHLRLTEQQ; this is translated from the exons ATGATACCGTTTCTGTTTCTTGTCTTCGTAGTCGCAGTCAAAGTCTTCAAGAAGTCTACTCCAAATG GAAAGCTCACTGTCTACCTGGGAAAGCGAGATTTTGTGGATCACCTCGACCATATTGACCCCATTGATGGAGTTGTCGTGGTTGAAAGCGATTACCTTAGGGGACGCAAGGTCTTCGGTCAG GTGACAGCGACCTACCGTTTCGGAAGGGAAGAAGATGAGGTCATGGGGGTGAAGTTCAGCAAGGAGATGGTGGTGGCTAACGGACAGATGGTTCCCCAGAAGGATTCCGAAAGGGAACTTACTCCAATTCAG GAACGCCTGATGAAGAAGTTCGGAGCCAACGCCACTCCATTCACCTTCAAGTTCCCCCAGAACGCCCCATCCTCTGTGATGCTCCAGACTGTTGGTGATGAGACTGGCAAGCCCCTCGGAGTTGAGTACAGCTTCAGGACCTACGTCGGAGAGCACTCCAATGACAGGACTCACAAGCGATCCACCGTCACCTTTGCCATCAAGAAG ATCCAGTATTCTCCACCATCCAGGGGCAACCGACTTCCCAGCTCCCTTGCTTCCAAGGGATTCACCTTCTCCCAGGGAAAGATCAACCTTGAGGTCACATTGGACAAGGAAATCTACTACCACGGCGAGAAGGTTTCCGCCAACGTGATTGTCAGCAACAACTCCCGAAAGGCTGTGAAGAACATGAAG GTGATGATTGTCCAGCACTGCGAAGTGACCATGGTGAACATGCAGTTCTCCCGCGTTGTGGCCGATTTGGAAACCAGGGAAGGCTGCCCCATCACTCCAGGCGCATCCCTCACCAAGACTTTCTACCTTGTGCCACTCGCTTCTTCCAACAAGGACAAGCAGGGAATCGCTCTTGATGGACACCTTAAG GACGATGATGTGAACCTCGCTTCATCCACCCTTGTTGCTGAGGGACTGGCTCCACATGAGGCCATGGGTATTGTCGTCTCCTACTCCCTCCGAGTCAAGCTGAACTGCGGCACTCTTGGAGGCGAACTTCAGACCGACGTTCCATTCAAGCTCCTCCACCCTGCTCCAG GCTCAGTTGAGCAGCAGAATGCCACCGCCGAGAAGAAGGCCAAGCCTCTTGCCAAGTCCAACGATGATGACGACAACATTGTCTTCGAGGACTTCGCCCACCTCCGCCTCACCGAACAGCAGTAA